The Apium graveolens cultivar Ventura chromosome 11, ASM990537v1, whole genome shotgun sequence genome has a window encoding:
- the LOC141697500 gene encoding F-box protein At3g07870-like yields MRAAKEVNLIDALPIGLLLSILALLPVSSIHACRCVCKFFKTLISDEYYTTICIDSPFTTIVFDNPSGVHLLELANGYRKSYISRFPRQTKVIGSCNGLLCLSVLANHNDTFILDRDPSHIHLLDRFVVVCNPILGQYYSLPKLKIESENPLSTFNQEVYGFGFGSRSRSYKVLRISTRRNPPHLIYKKRAEAEIITVGTDHHKWRSVGYLPYPSNQEIIAAATLEGAFHWLFDNELQNITSLIAFNIEEERHYQIPIPSNIKNCKVMSVGVFRECLCVFDNSVSGQFSIWSMKKYGVLESWTLDCNFIASIPGGLNASALYPIALLKDGSVLMKSESGNFYTYHQKNKIFTNFETGDLRVLDDFKGHILHSSNFRQEVMLETGCLNLEESVEALVTSARYNWSR; encoded by the coding sequence ATGAGGGCCGCGAAGGAAGTGAATTTGATAGACGCACTGCCAATTGGACTCCTTTTGTCCATCTTAGCCTTGCTTCCAGTTTCATCCATCCATGCATGCAGGTGTGTATGCAAATTCTTCAAAACACTCATCTCAGATGAATATTACACCACAATTTGCATTGATTCCCCATTTACCACCATTGTGTTCGACAATCCTTCTGGGGTTCACTTGCTTGAGTTGGCAAACGGATATCGTAAGTCTTATATATCTCGATTTCCCAGACAGACCAAAGTCATCGGATCTTGTAATGGTTTGCTTTGTTTGTCGGTTTTAGCTAATCATAACGATACTTTCATACTAGATAGAGATCCTAGTCATATACATTTGCTAGATAGGTTTGTTGTAGTGTGCAATCCAATTTTGGGACAGTATTATAGCCTTCCAAAACTCAAAATCGAGTCTGAGAATCCTCTCAGTACTTTTAATCAAGAGGTTTACGGGTTTGGTTTTGGGTCACGTTCTCGTTCCTACAAGGTTCTGAGAATTTCAACAAGAAGGAATCCGCCACACCTAATTTATAAAAAAAGAGCAGAGGCTGAGATTATTACTGTTGGGACTGATCACCATAAATGGAGAAGTGTGGGATATCTCCCCTACCCAAGCAATCAGGAAATTATTGCTGCTGCTACCTTGGAAGGAGCTTTTCATTGGCTGTTTGATAACGAGTTGCAAAACATCACATCTCTCATTGCATTTAACATTGAGGAAGAGCGTCACTATCAGATCCCGATTCCTTCTAATATCAAAAACTGCAAGGTTATGAGCGTTGGGGTGTTCCGCGAGTGTCTCTGTGTGTTTGATAACTCCGTTTCTGGCCAATTTAGCATATGGTCGATGAAGAAATATGGAGTGCTGGAGTCTTGGACTTTAGACTGCAATTTCATCGCCTCGATTCCCGGTGGACTGAATGCTTCCGCGTTGTACCCCATAGCACTTCTGAAGGATGGATCGGTTTTGATGAAGTCTGAGAGTGGTAATTTCTATACTTACCATCAAAAGAACAAGATATTTACCAACTTTGAGACTGGTGACCTGAGGGTGCTGGATGATTTCAAGGGTCACATACTTCACTCATCAAATTTCCGTCAAGAAGTTATGTTGGAAACTGGATGTTTGAATTTAGAGGAGTCGGTAGAGGCCCTGGTCACTTCAGCTAGGTATAACTGGAGTCGATAG